In Candidatus Cloacimonadota bacterium, one genomic interval encodes:
- a CDS encoding response regulator, whose amino-acid sequence MEKQKSILIVEDEVILSAWLKMQLEDEGYLVCGRFATGEKAIEFVKETKPDVILMDIHLVGKIDGIEAAEQILETSNIPIIFMTGYENKQVAERAQKINPVAFLIKPVEIWDLKPVFESLFS is encoded by the coding sequence ATGGAAAAACAAAAAAGTATCTTAATAGTAGAAGATGAAGTTATTCTTTCAGCTTGGCTGAAAATGCAACTTGAAGATGAAGGTTACCTGGTTTGCGGTCGTTTTGCAACCGGAGAAAAAGCAATTGAATTTGTAAAAGAGACTAAACCTGATGTAATTCTAATGGATATTCATTTGGTAGGTAAAATTGACGGAATAGAAGCTGCTGAGCAAATATTAGAAACCTCAAATATTCCAATTATATTTATGACAGGTTATGAAAATAAGCAAGTTGCTGAGCGTGCTCAAAAGATAAATCCTGTTGCTTTTCTTATAAAACCTGTAGAAATCTGGGATTTGAAACCGGTATTTGAATCATTATTTAGCTGA